One stretch of Aquimarina sp. Aq107 DNA includes these proteins:
- a CDS encoding FecR family protein — translation MEHFKITETELWEYISQTADDTTILKVEKWKNSPDFDKALFTKITTIHKHTATKDPSVEEAKKRFFTTVKPKTVVWKEMLKYAAIFVILISGVYFYNTLSSNKNQIVVQTTFGEQKNIKLSDGSIVWLNASSNLSYNSENPRTLYLEGEAFFEVAKDTLHPFTVTTANHITVKALGTSFNVKSYTDSAITETKLLTGKVAVTSNTQFKESVFLIPNQKVTFYKKTKEVLKSNMGTNESHIAWKEGKIQFENKTFREIAVDLKAHFGTSILFKNENIATAKFTGAFDNTTPINEIFEILTISKNFKYQLNTKTNEWIIK, via the coding sequence ATGGAGCATTTTAAAATTACAGAAACTGAACTTTGGGAATATATTTCGCAGACCGCGGATGATACTACTATTCTAAAAGTAGAAAAATGGAAAAACTCTCCAGATTTTGATAAAGCACTATTTACAAAAATAACAACCATCCATAAACATACTGCTACGAAAGACCCTTCTGTTGAAGAAGCCAAAAAACGTTTTTTCACAACAGTGAAACCCAAAACAGTAGTTTGGAAAGAAATGCTAAAGTATGCGGCTATATTTGTTATACTCATTTCTGGAGTATATTTCTACAATACCTTATCCTCCAATAAGAATCAAATAGTTGTGCAAACAACTTTTGGTGAACAAAAAAACATCAAACTATCAGATGGTTCTATTGTATGGCTAAATGCTTCTAGTAATCTATCCTATAACTCAGAAAACCCAAGAACTTTATATCTAGAAGGAGAAGCATTTTTTGAGGTAGCTAAAGATACCTTACACCCATTTACTGTAACTACAGCGAATCATATCACAGTAAAAGCTTTGGGTACCAGTTTTAATGTAAAATCATATACAGATAGTGCAATTACAGAAACAAAACTATTAACTGGTAAAGTAGCCGTTACTTCTAATACTCAGTTTAAAGAAAGCGTATTCTTAATTCCAAATCAAAAAGTAACCTTCTATAAGAAAACTAAAGAAGTGCTAAAATCTAATATGGGCACTAATGAGTCCCATATTGCCTGGAAAGAAGGGAAAATACAATTCGAAAATAAAACCTTTAGAGAAATAGCAGTCGACTTAAAAGCGCATTTTGGCACATCAATACTCTTTAAAAATGAAAACATTGCCACTGCTAAATTTACTGGGGCTTTCGACAATACAACTCCTATAAATGAAATTTTTGAAATACTTACAATTTCAAAAAACTTTAAATATCAACTAAATACGAAAACGAATGAGTGGATAATAAAATAA
- a CDS encoding RNA polymerase sigma factor: MNKQTTSDSIKEVKFSNLFDKHYNRLYNYALKVLEKTDLSEELVQETFIKLWENFEHINQSERSIESFLITTLKNKIIDSYRKKRTREKYTSVYALHTTIETEIDKQWELVERIENIYTTLEQKTTDIFKLSRDKGFTYKEISQKKGISIKTVELHISKALAAFKKGLKDYL, translated from the coding sequence TTGAATAAACAAACTACATCCGACTCTATCAAAGAAGTTAAATTCTCCAATTTGTTTGACAAGCACTATAACAGATTGTACAATTACGCTTTAAAAGTTTTAGAAAAAACCGACCTTTCTGAAGAGTTAGTACAAGAAACATTTATAAAGCTTTGGGAAAACTTTGAGCATATTAACCAATCCGAACGTTCTATAGAATCGTTTTTAATTACCACACTAAAAAATAAAATCATCGATTCCTATAGAAAGAAAAGAACTAGAGAGAAATATACAAGTGTATATGCGCTCCATACTACGATAGAAACTGAGATTGATAAACAATGGGAATTGGTAGAGCGCATCGAAAATATCTATACTACATTGGAACAAAAAACAACAGATATTTTTAAATTATCAAGAGATAAAGGTTTTACCTACAAAGAAATTTCACAAAAAAAAGGCATTTCTATAAAAACTGTAGAACTCCATATTTCAAAGGCCTTAGCAGCATTTAAGAAAGGCTTAAAAGATTATTTATAA